A region from the Canis lupus dingo isolate Sandy chromosome 9, ASM325472v2, whole genome shotgun sequence genome encodes:
- the LOC125755686 gene encoding uncharacterized protein LOC125755686: protein MEKSFFQIGLWQRLSTLVAHRNLLGLHLNQTPVPARPRSNRIGVSGVGPRLLYFPTCQTFLLHGGREATGILSGFSLLPGPSPALASAKTGPHPAPRLSPSPREPNFDATRGRRRDGGSRCCPRTSARALAVTVPGSPESKGPSRRGWPAPRQGRTHREGTRAHDRPRQIAVCRRLGSNVRQPGRLSPQPTRVVPGDLSSRSADPSRHLASRFFPPSALRFSRSKYLNPGTSSKCQAGTAHWLSYPSVTSNASPTGSGLPRLLVLLALALSKTQQLKMFVAYGVVELQKNPSLGYGHLHI, encoded by the exons ATGGAAAAGTCCTTCTTCCAGATCGGTCTATGGCAGCGTTTGAGCACCCTGGTGGCACACCGGAATCTCCTGGGCCTTCATTTAAATCAGACTCCTGTCCCAGCACGGCCGAGGAGCAATCGAATTGGAGTCTCCGGGGTGGGGCCGAGGCTGCTGTACTTCCCAACCTGCCAGACGTTCCTGTTGCACG GGGGCCGCGAGGCGACAGGAATCCTGTCTGGCTTCTCTCTACTCCCAGGACCAAGCCCCGCCCTG gcatccgctAAGACCGGCCCTCACCCTGCTCCTCgcttgtccccctcccccagagaacCCAACTTTGACGCCACGCGGGGTCGCCGGCGAGACGGGGGAAGTAGATGCTGCCCGAGAACGTCGGCCCGCGCTCTCGCAGTCACCGTCCCTGGCTCCCCGGAATCCAAGGGACCCTCGCGGCGAGGGTGGCCGGCACCGCGACAAGGGCGCACGCACCGGGAGGGCACAAGGGCTCACGACAGGCCTCGGCAGATCGCAGTTTGCAGGCGTTTGG GCTCCAACGTTCGGCAACCTGGCCGCCTGTCTCCCCAACCCACTCGCGTCGTTCCCGGTGATCTCAGCAGCCGCTCCGCCGATCCCTCCCGACACCTGGCCTCTCGGTTCTTCCCTCCCTCCGCCCTTCG GTTCTCAAGGTCTAAATACCTGAATCCGGGGACATCCTCCAAATGCCAGGCAGGAACTGCTCATTGGCTGTCATACCCGTCGGTGACCTCAAATGCATCTCCAACAGGTTCTGGCTTGCCACGACTTCTGGTTCTTCTCGCACTTGCATTGTCAAAAACACAACAGTTGAAAATGTTCGTGGCTTACGGTGTTGTTGAGTTGCAGAAAAATCCATCTCTAGGATATGGTCATTTGCACATATGA
- the LOC118355818 gene encoding uncharacterized protein LOC118355818 produces the protein MHHHHHHHHPSPNHESLASAKTGPHPAPRLSPSPREPNFDATRGRRRDGGSRCCPRTSARALAVTVPGSPESKGPSRRGWPAPRQGRTHREGTRAHDRPRQIAVCRRLGSNVRQPGRLSPQPTRVVPGDLSSRSADPSRHLASRFFPPSALRFSRSKYLNPGTSSKCQAGTAHWLSYPSVTSNASPTGSGLPRLLVLLALALSKTQQLKMFVAYGVVELQKNPSLGYGHLHI, from the exons gcatccgctAAGACCGGCCCTCACCCTGCTCCTCgcttgtccccctcccccagagaacCCAACTTTGACGCCACGCGGGGTCGCCGGCGAGACGGGGGAAGTAGATGCTGCCCGAGAACGTCGGCCCGCGCTCTCGCAGTCACCGTCCCTGGCTCCCCGGAATCCAAGGGACCCTCGCGGCGAGGGTGGCCGGCACCGCGACAAGGGCGCACGCACCGGGAGGGCACAAGGGCTCACGACAGGCCTCGGCAGATCGCAGTTTGCAGGCGTTTGG GCTCCAACGTTCGGCAACCTGGCCGCCTGTCTCCCCAACCCACTCGCGTCGTTCCCGGTGATCTCAGCAGCCGCTCCGCCGATCCCTCCCGACACCTGGCCTCTCGGTTCTTCCCTCCCTCCGCCCTTCG GTTCTCAAGGTCTAAATACCTGAATCCGGGGACATCCTCCAAATGCCAGGCAGGAACTGCTCATTGGCTGTCATACCCGTCGGTGACCTCAAATGCATCTCCAACAGGTTCTGGCTTGCCACGACTTCTGGTTCTTCTCGCACTTGCATTGTCAAAAACACAACAGTTGAAAATGTTCGTGGCTTACGGTGTTGTTGAGTTGCAGAAAAATCCATCTCTAGGATATGGTCATTTGCACATATGA